DNA from Orbaceae bacterium lpD01:
ATTTTTACCACTTAAATCAGCCTGGAACTGGTTAGAAAGTTGCTATGATGATACGTCTCAGACGCTATTAAAAGATGAGGCAGCGATGCTTAAGGCGCGTCAAAAATTTAATCATCTTTGGGTCGATGGCTATCAAATAACCGGTGAGTGTGATAACTACTATTTACGCCTTTTTCCTGTCATCGATGATGCACTGATGGATAAAATGGCACAAACAGCGCAGCAGCTACTTTTACCGCTTCGTCAGGCAAGGATCACATCATGACCTTTATTGATACCCATTGTCATCTTGATTTTCCTCCCTTCATCGATGATATGACCGCTGTAGTGAAACAGGCGCAGCAGGCAGGAGTAAGCGGGTTAATTATCCCGGCGGTATCGGCTGAACGGTTTGAGTTAGTCTGCCGCTTAGCTGAACAATATCCACCGATTTTTGCTGCAGTGGGTTTACACCCAATTTATACTCATCAACCGCAGGATTTACAGCAGCTAAGTGAGCTATTGACGCGCCATTTCGATAAAGTGATTGCCATTGGTGAGATTGGTCTTGATCGGTTTGTTGCGCAGCCCAGTATTGATGAGCAGCAGATCTATTTTAGCCAGCAACTGGTACTGGCTAAGACGTATGCGTTACCGGTTATCTTACACGCTCGTCGGACGCATGACTTGCTATATAAAGCACTGAAACAGGCTAGATTACCGCGTCTAGGCGTGCTACATGGATTTTCTGGCAGCTATGAACAAGCGATGCAATTTGTGGATTTAGGCTATTTAATTGGTATTGGTGGCGTGATTACCTATCAACGTGCGAATAAAACGCGACAAGCGGTTGCTCGTTTACCGCTTGAGGCCTTGGTGTTAGAAACGGATGCGCCGGACATGCCGCTATCTGGTTTTCAGGGCCAACCTAATCGACCTGAACGTATTGTGCAGGTGTTTGAAGCGCTCTGCCAACTTCGGTCAGAGTCACCTGATCGGATTAAAAACCAAATTGCCACCAATACTCGAACGCTATTTAAGCTATCCATTTAGTCATAGATTGACGCGATATTCGCCGGTCGCGTTTTAAAACGACGATGTAGCCACATATATAAATCTGGTGCTTTCATGATCTCTTTTTCGATCACCGCATTCATGCTTTTCGCTGACTCTGCGGCATTTTCAACCGGAAAGTGAGTAATGCTATCGGAGATGGAAATGGTGTAGCCGCTACCATCTTTATTGCGGATAGGGGCAAAGGCAATCACCGTGGGGTTAGCCATTTTCATCAGCAGGTGGGTACCGATCGTGGTTGCCGCATCGGGCATCGCAAAGAAGGGCACAAACACGCTATTTTTAAGGCCATAATCATGATCTGGTGCATACCAAAGTATCTCATTCTCTCTTAATGCCTTAATCATCTTTCGGGTATCGTGACGATCAATAAAGGCTTTGTTCGATTTTAAACGACCTTTTAGCTGAACCCAGTCTAATAAACGATTGTTATGAGCACGGTAAACACCAATACCTTCATGACACTGGCCTAATATTCGGCCGCCTAGTTCTAAAGTTAAAAAATGGATACCGACTAATAGCACGCCATGTTGCGATTTGACTGCTTTATCTAAGTGTTCTAAGCCTTCGATCTTGCCCCATTTTTGAATACGCTTATCTGACCAAAACCAGGCCATGCCAGTTTCAATCAGTCCCATACCGACTGACTCAAAATTATTAATCACGCGTTTATCGATCTCTTGCCCGGATAACTCCGGAAAACAAGCATGCAAATTCTTTTTCGCAATTGAAGAACGGCGTTTGAGAAATGGCATAGACAAACGCCCCAATATTTTACCAATATGAAGTAATACAGGGTAAGGAAGTTGTACGAGTAAATAAAGTGTCCCGATACCAATCCAGGTTAACCAATAACGGGGACGGAGTAGAGCAAAAGAAAATTGAGGGGTCATGACGCTGTTGAGCCTATTTATTTTATTGTTTTTGTATCTGTAAGAAATTAGAGTGCCATTTACTGACTAAGTTCAATTTTTAATAATAAAAATAATGATTTATTTTAATCGAGCTAAACAAATCGTGAAAATTTACCTGCATGTGTTCTGATGATATGAAAATATGATAGGCTTTCGCTAAAATTGCGCGGTATAATGGCTGAATATTCAGCTAGTTTAGTGGCATTAATCTGCGCTTAATTATTATTGATTAGACTGAAAGTGACGCTCAGATGTGCGACTAGCACGATTTAATTGCATATTAATTTCCAATCATCGTTATTGATGGCTCCACATTTATGATGAAGTGTGTCGGCATGATGAGATGATATAAGTTTACGTAAAAAATCGGTAATTTGATTTTGGGTTAAACAGAAATATAATATCATCACACTTTTTTGAAACTATAGCTTATGTCAAATAATAATAATGAATCTATTACGCCGTTGATGCTTCGAATGATGCCATGGATCGCTGCCGTGGCATTTTTCATGCAAACACTCGATACCTCGATTCTCAATACTGCCTTACCCACTAT
Protein-coding regions in this window:
- a CDS encoding TatD family hydrolase, encoding MTFIDTHCHLDFPPFIDDMTAVVKQAQQAGVSGLIIPAVSAERFELVCRLAEQYPPIFAAVGLHPIYTHQPQDLQQLSELLTRHFDKVIAIGEIGLDRFVAQPSIDEQQIYFSQQLVLAKTYALPVILHARRTHDLLYKALKQARLPRLGVLHGFSGSYEQAMQFVDLGYLIGIGGVITYQRANKTRQAVARLPLEALVLETDAPDMPLSGFQGQPNRPERIVQVFEALCQLRSESPDRIKNQIATNTRTLFKLSI
- the lpxL gene encoding LpxL/LpxP family Kdo(2)-lipid IV(A) lauroyl/palmitoleoyl acyltransferase — encoded protein: MTPQFSFALLRPRYWLTWIGIGTLYLLVQLPYPVLLHIGKILGRLSMPFLKRRSSIAKKNLHACFPELSGQEIDKRVINNFESVGMGLIETGMAWFWSDKRIQKWGKIEGLEHLDKAVKSQHGVLLVGIHFLTLELGGRILGQCHEGIGVYRAHNNRLLDWVQLKGRLKSNKAFIDRHDTRKMIKALRENEILWYAPDHDYGLKNSVFVPFFAMPDAATTIGTHLLMKMANPTVIAFAPIRNKDGSGYTISISDSITHFPVENAAESAKSMNAVIEKEIMKAPDLYMWLHRRFKTRPANIASIYD